The following DNA comes from Phytohabitans rumicis.
TCACCTCGTCGATGCCCACCTGGCCGGCCACCGCGCGGGCCGCGGCGGCGTTGTCGCCGGTGAGCAGCACCGGGGTCAGGCCCAGGCCGCGCAGTTGGCGGACCGCCTCGGCGCTCGTGGGCTTGACCGTGTCGGCCACCACGAGCACGGCGCGGACCGCGCCGTCGCAGCCCACCACCACGGGGGTACGCCCCAGCGCCTGCGCCGCCTCGACCGCCTGGGCCAGGGCGGCCGGCAGCTCGTACCCGCGCTCGGTCAGCAGCGCCGGCCGCCCGACCAGCACGTCCATGCCGTCGACCGTGCCGGAAACGCCGAGGCCCTCGACGTTGACGAAGTCACCGACCGGCGGCAGGGCACCGACCCGCTCGGCGGCCGCCGCCGCGATGGCCCTGGCGATGGGGTGCTCGGAGGCGTGCTCCAGCGCGCCGGCCCGGCGGAGCGCGAGCTCGTCGCCAACCACTTCCACTAGGGACATGTGGCCGGTCGTCACCGTCCCGGTCTTGTCCAGCACGACCGTGTCGACGCGACGGGTGGACTCCAGCACCTCGGGCCCCTTGATCAGGATGCCGAGCTGGGCGCCCCGGCCGGTGCCCACCAGCAGCGCGGTCGGCGTGGCCAGGCCCAGGGCGCACGGGCAGGCGATGATGAGTACGGCGACGGCGGCCGTGAACGCGGCGCCCACCGCCCCGCCGGTGCCCAGCCAGAAGCCGAGCGTGCCCACCGCGAGTGCGATCACGATCGGCACGAAGATCCCGGAGACCCGGTCGGCGAGGCGCTGCACCGCGGCCTTGCCGTTCTGCGCGTCCTCCACCAGCTTGGCCATCTGCGCGAGCTGGGTGTCGGCGCCGACCCGGGTGGCCCGTACGACGAGCCGCCCGCCCGCGTTGACCGTCGCGCCGGCCACCCCGTCACCCGGCCCGACCTCCACCGGCACCGGCTCGCCGGTGAGCATGCTCGCGTCCACGGCCGAGCTGCCGTCCTCGACGACGCCGTCGGTGGCGATCTTCTCGCCGGGGCGTACGACGAACCGGTCGCCGACCGCGAGCCGGTCGGTCGGGATGCGCTCCTCCCGGCCGTCCCGCAGCACGGCGACCTCCTTGGCGCCCAGCTCCAGCAGCGCGCGCAGGGCGGCGCCGGCGCGGCGCTTGGCCCGGGCCTCGAAGTACCGGCCGGCCAGGATCGCGGCCGTCACGCCGGCGGCCACCTCCAGGTAGAGGCTGTCCGCGCCGGCGCCCCGCTCGATGGTGAGCCGGAACGGGTGCGTCATGCCCGGCTCGCCCGCGCCGCCGAGGAACAGCGCGTACATCGACCAGGCGAACGCGGCCAGCGTGCCCATCGAGATCAGCGTGTCCATGGTCGCGGCCCCGTGCCGCAGGTTGGTCCAGGCCGCCTTGTGAAACGGCCACCCGCCGTACACCACCACGGGGGCGGCGAGCATCGCGGTCAGCCACTGCCAGTACGTGAACTGGAGCGCCGGCACCATCGACAGCACGATCACCGGCACGGCCAGGACGACGCTGATCCACAGCCGCAGGCGCAGCTCCCGCAGGTCCTCGCCGTCGCTGGGAGAAACCGGCGCGGCGGCCACCGGCGCGGGTACGCGGGCGGTGTATCCCGTCTTCTCCACCGTGGCGATCAGGTCCTGCGGGGACAGCGACGGCGGAAATTCGACCCGGGCCTTCTCGGTGGCGTAGTTGACCGTCGCGGTCACCCCGTCGAGCCGGTTGAGCTTCTTCTCGATCCGCGCCGCGCAGGAGGCACACGTCATCCCGCCGATCTGCAGCTCGATCAGCCCGGTCACGGCGTGCAGCTTCGCGGTCATGGCACCACACTATACCCCCCTATGGTATCTGTCGAGGACGCGGGGCGCCCGAGGCACGCTTCAAAAATGCGCATACTCGCGCACTCCCCGATCGGATGCGATAGAAGTCGTGCAGGATCCTGGGCCGCGATGAGCGATTATGACTGCTAGGATCCCGACATGCTTGCGCAGCAGCGCCACGAGTTGATCCTCCGGAGCCTCCGTGCCGACGGCCCCGCGGCCGTAGGAGCGCTGGCCGAGCGCCTCGGTGTGAGCCAGGCGACCATCCGCCGCGACCTGGTCCAGCTGGACCGCGCCGGCCGCCTCACCCGGGTGTACGGCGGCGCCGTGTCGGTCGCCGACCCCGACGAGCCGTTCGCCGAGGTCGCCACGGTCCGGGTGGAGGAGAAGGACGCGATCGTCGCGCGGTGCGCCGAGCTGATCAAGGATGGCGACACGATCCTGCTCGACATCGGCACCACGGCGCACCGCCTGGCGTACACGCTGCGGGGGCGCGCGCTGACGGTCATCACCAGCAACCTCGCGGTCTACGAGGTGCTCGCCGAGGACTCCGACATCCAGCTCATCCTGCTGGGCGGCGTGGTGCGGCGCAGCTACCGCTCGCTCGTCGGGTTCCTCACCGAGGACGCGCTGCGCCAGGTCCGCGCGGACAAGCTCTTCCTCGGTACGAGCGGGGTGCGCGCCGACGGGCAGGTGATGGACACGACGGTCGTCGAGGTCTCGATCAAGCGGGCGATGATCGCGGCCTCCGAGCAGATCATCCTGCTGGCCGACGCCACCAAGTTCCCGGGTACGGGGGTGGCCCGGGTCTGCGGCCCGGAAGACCTCGACATC
Coding sequences within:
- a CDS encoding heavy metal translocating P-type ATPase, with the protein product MTAKLHAVTGLIELQIGGMTCASCAARIEKKLNRLDGVTATVNYATEKARVEFPPSLSPQDLIATVEKTGYTARVPAPVAAAPVSPSDGEDLRELRLRLWISVVLAVPVIVLSMVPALQFTYWQWLTAMLAAPVVVYGGWPFHKAAWTNLRHGAATMDTLISMGTLAAFAWSMYALFLGGAGEPGMTHPFRLTIERGAGADSLYLEVAAGVTAAILAGRYFEARAKRRAGAALRALLELGAKEVAVLRDGREERIPTDRLAVGDRFVVRPGEKIATDGVVEDGSSAVDASMLTGEPVPVEVGPGDGVAGATVNAGGRLVVRATRVGADTQLAQMAKLVEDAQNGKAAVQRLADRVSGIFVPIVIALAVGTLGFWLGTGGAVGAAFTAAVAVLIIACPCALGLATPTALLVGTGRGAQLGILIKGPEVLESTRRVDTVVLDKTGTVTTGHMSLVEVVGDELALRRAGALEHASEHPIARAIAAAAAERVGALPPVGDFVNVEGLGVSGTVDGMDVLVGRPALLTERGYELPAALAQAVEAAQALGRTPVVVGCDGAVRAVLVVADTVKPTSAEAVRQLRGLGLTPVLLTGDNAAAARAVAGQVGIDEVIADVLPAGKVDVVKRLQAEGKTVAMVGDGVNDAAALAQADLGLAMGTGTDVAIEASDLTLVRGDLRVAADAIRLSRRTLGTIKGNLFWAFAYNIAALPLAAAGLLNPIIAGAAMAFSSVFVVSNSLRLRAFR
- a CDS encoding DeoR/GlpR family DNA-binding transcription regulator; amino-acid sequence: MLAQQRHELILRSLRADGPAAVGALAERLGVSQATIRRDLVQLDRAGRLTRVYGGAVSVADPDEPFAEVATVRVEEKDAIVARCAELIKDGDTILLDIGTTAHRLAYTLRGRALTVITSNLAVYEVLAEDSDIQLILLGGVVRRSYRSLVGFLTEDALRQVRADKLFLGTSGVRADGQVMDTTVVEVSIKRAMIAASEQIILLADATKFPGTGVARVCGPEDLDIVVTNTGADPATCARLRDAGVEVIEA